Proteins found in one Synergistaceae bacterium genomic segment:
- a CDS encoding peptidoglycan DD-metalloendopeptidase family protein translates to MNLLYRYRKFLTGIILASTFIIASKSYAAKWETLTFDEDISIGMEKLNHYCIMHNFTIEDILWANATSSQDIKPGTSIYLPKNHADLLAVWQNRGKLNYSASLPINKPKPVNISTPPVSPVLPAAKPAPVTPPAKSDSKPDKILADAQKRAEDPNKIPGLMDPIIILSPNGDPATGPMRLVISGDKVEVVRLPANAAPKRPSLTDLDHTFGTIPDYLQPYFYTPPRRPNDNYVPNLAALNGKMLWPVDGKVTSGFGPRGSRKHAGIDIPMPLNTPIKAARTGVVARTGNNSTPGFRGYGNFVLMDHGGGVKTLYAHCNAVAVREGQRITVGQVVGYVGRTGRASTEHLHFEVRINDKPVNPLPYLATHPQLATRTTRSK, encoded by the coding sequence ATGAATTTATTATATAGATATAGAAAATTTTTGACAGGAATAATTTTAGCGAGCACATTTATAATAGCGTCAAAAAGTTACGCAGCAAAATGGGAGACTCTTACATTTGACGAAGATATATCAATAGGAATGGAAAAATTAAATCACTACTGCATAATGCATAATTTCACGATCGAAGACATTTTATGGGCAAATGCTACAAGCTCACAGGACATAAAGCCGGGAACTTCTATTTATTTGCCGAAGAATCACGCGGATCTATTAGCAGTCTGGCAGAACAGGGGAAAATTAAATTATTCGGCCTCACTTCCTATTAACAAGCCTAAACCTGTAAATATTTCTACTCCGCCCGTGAGTCCAGTTTTACCAGCAGCAAAACCCGCACCCGTTACACCTCCTGCAAAAAGCGATTCTAAACCCGATAAAATTTTAGCCGACGCTCAAAAACGTGCAGAAGACCCGAACAAGATTCCAGGTTTAATGGATCCGATTATAATTCTTTCACCGAACGGAGACCCCGCAACAGGCCCGATGAGACTCGTAATTTCCGGTGATAAAGTAGAAGTTGTCAGACTTCCCGCAAACGCTGCGCCCAAACGTCCGAGCCTCACAGATTTAGATCACACTTTCGGGACAATTCCCGACTATTTACAGCCATATTTTTACACACCGCCAAGAAGACCTAACGATAATTACGTACCTAATTTAGCAGCTCTCAACGGTAAAATGTTATGGCCAGTCGACGGCAAAGTTACATCAGGTTTCGGGCCAAGAGGATCACGCAAACACGCGGGAATTGATATTCCAATGCCGTTAAATACTCCCATTAAAGCAGCTAGAACAGGTGTAGTCGCGAGAACCGGCAATAATTCAACACCGGGCTTCAGAGGCTACGGAAATTTTGTCTTGATGGATCACGGCGGAGGAGTCAAAACTCTTTACGCTCATTGCAACGCTGTAGCAGTAAGAGAAGGCCAGCGCATAACAGTCGGGCAGGTCGTCGGCTACGTCGGCAGAACCGGCAGAGCTTCAACCGAACATTTACATTTTGAAGTCAGGATTAATGACAAACCCGTTAATCCCCTTCCGTACTTGGCAACACATCCGCAGTTAGCAACTAGAACAACGCGGAGTAAATAA
- a CDS encoding glycine--tRNA ligase subunit beta, with amino-acid sequence MPIKNVLLEIGTEEIPSRFIPDALESLKQKAEESFTANRIEFKDVKTYATPRRLVLMASNVSDIQNALVEMLKGPPLSAAYDENGTPTRAAIGFAKSRKVDINDLKEMEVNGVKYIAAEVKQESRSTLDVLPEILSGLISGLTFPKSMYWDNSGVRFARPIRWILALADEKIIPFKFGNVTSGRLTSGHRFMGKKVIEVNNADDFMNILYDNNVILDQEKRLQKMKSAIANLQKDFEGNLEVEMDPKILEENLYLVEFPVPFAGSFDKRYLEIPEEVLTTSMKKNQKYLAVRNKDKNGKLANYFVGVSNNHVSDINIIREGNERVLRARLEDAAFFWDEDRNIPLASYVDRLKSVTYQEKLGSVYDKVMLTRQLALWFCEKYNMNDIASLVDRAAYLSKADLVTNMVFEFPELQGIMGREYAKASGEDHRVSLALHEQYLPQNAQDKTPTDSVGAVLGLAERVHIITACHKVGLEPTGSQDPYALRRAARCINEILFARKYNFNMADAVKESCKINGVDDEICAKILDFMRQRLHVQLRERGFDYSLVTLGISVAGDVPCQALKLIETLNGVKSNEWFTELVSSAVRVKNILQKNAPNMEDSNPDESLMTIPAEKDLFREVMRLESPVKNALASYDWETLTQLLAELSPVVASFFESVMVMDKDEKVRANRLAILVKCNKLFRETGDLSVLS; translated from the coding sequence ATGCCGATTAAAAATGTTTTACTCGAGATAGGAACAGAAGAAATCCCGTCTCGATTCATTCCCGACGCTTTAGAATCACTCAAGCAGAAAGCAGAAGAATCTTTCACCGCAAACCGCATAGAATTTAAAGACGTTAAGACATATGCAACACCTAGAAGACTCGTTTTAATGGCCAGCAACGTCAGCGATATACAAAATGCACTCGTTGAAATGCTCAAGGGGCCTCCTTTGTCAGCAGCTTACGACGAAAACGGAACACCCACACGCGCCGCAATAGGTTTCGCAAAAAGCCGCAAAGTTGACATAAATGACCTCAAAGAAATGGAAGTAAACGGAGTTAAATATATCGCAGCAGAAGTCAAGCAGGAAAGCCGCAGCACTCTTGATGTATTACCGGAAATTTTGAGCGGTCTTATTTCGGGACTCACATTCCCCAAAAGTATGTACTGGGATAATTCCGGAGTGAGATTCGCTAGGCCGATTCGCTGGATTCTCGCACTTGCTGACGAAAAAATTATACCGTTCAAGTTCGGTAATGTTACTTCAGGAAGATTAACGAGCGGTCATAGATTCATGGGCAAAAAAGTTATCGAAGTAAATAACGCTGATGATTTCATGAATATTTTATACGACAATAACGTAATTCTCGATCAAGAAAAACGCCTCCAGAAAATGAAAAGCGCAATAGCAAACCTTCAGAAAGATTTTGAGGGAAATTTAGAGGTCGAGATGGATCCAAAGATTTTAGAGGAAAATTTATATCTCGTTGAGTTCCCTGTGCCTTTTGCAGGTTCATTCGATAAACGCTATCTCGAAATCCCCGAAGAAGTGCTTACTACCTCAATGAAGAAGAATCAAAAATATTTAGCCGTCCGCAATAAAGACAAAAACGGGAAACTTGCAAATTATTTCGTCGGAGTCAGCAATAATCACGTATCAGATATAAATATAATCCGTGAAGGCAACGAAAGAGTTTTACGCGCTAGACTCGAAGATGCTGCATTTTTCTGGGACGAAGATAGAAATATCCCGCTTGCTTCATATGTTGACAGACTCAAAAGTGTTACTTATCAGGAAAAACTCGGCAGCGTTTATGATAAAGTCATGCTCACACGTCAATTAGCTTTATGGTTCTGCGAAAAATATAACATGAACGATATAGCTTCACTCGTTGACAGGGCTGCTTACTTGTCAAAAGCGGATCTCGTTACAAATATGGTGTTCGAGTTCCCGGAATTACAAGGCATTATGGGACGTGAATACGCAAAGGCAAGCGGTGAAGACCATAGAGTCTCTCTTGCACTCCATGAGCAATATTTACCCCAGAACGCTCAAGATAAGACACCGACTGACAGTGTAGGAGCTGTACTCGGACTCGCTGAAAGAGTGCATATTATTACAGCCTGCCACAAAGTAGGACTCGAACCGACCGGATCTCAAGACCCATACGCTTTAAGACGCGCTGCAAGGTGTATCAACGAAATTTTATTTGCGCGAAAATATAATTTCAACATGGCCGACGCAGTAAAAGAGTCATGCAAAATTAACGGCGTTGATGATGAAATTTGCGCGAAAATTTTAGACTTCATGAGACAGAGACTTCATGTGCAATTACGTGAACGCGGATTTGATTATTCACTTGTAACGCTGGGAATTTCTGTCGCGGGTGATGTTCCTTGTCAGGCGTTGAAATTAATCGAGACCCTTAACGGCGTAAAATCAAATGAATGGTTCACGGAGTTAGTAAGCTCGGCAGTAAGAGTCAAGAACATTTTGCAGAAGAACGCTCCCAACATGGAAGACTCAAACCCTGACGAGTCATTGATGACCATTCCCGCAGAAAAAGATTTATTCAGGGAAGTAATGAGACTTGAGTCACCCGTAAAAAATGCGCTCGCCTCGTATGACTGGGAGACTTTAACGCAATTATTAGCTGAATTATCACCGGTTGTAGCTTCATTCTTTGAAAGTGTTATGGTCATGGACAAAGACGAGAAAGTGCGCGCAAATAGACTCGCAATCCTCGTGAAGTGTAATAAATTATTCAGAGAAACCGGCGATTTAAGCGTGTTATCATAA
- the glyQ gene encoding glycine--tRNA ligase subunit alpha: MNFQEIYFRLENFWSRHDCVVQQPYDIEVGAGTMNPATALRVLGPEPWRVAYVEPSRRPSDGRYGQNPNRLQHYYQYQVIIKPAPANIQELYIESLASLGIDPSEHDIRFVEDDWENPSTGAWGLGWEVWLDGMEITQFTYFQQLGGLDMESVPAELTYGIERIAMYVQKVNSVYDLTWSGKVTYGDVHLQGEIEHSHYNFEDADTDMLFQLFNMYEAEAGRILDKGFVLPAYDYVLKSSHTFNLLDARNAISVTERTSYISRVRALACRCAAAYRKQREEMNFPLMEKFTNSTGTFFDE; the protein is encoded by the coding sequence TTGAATTTCCAAGAAATATATTTCAGGCTTGAAAATTTCTGGAGCCGTCATGACTGCGTAGTCCAGCAGCCTTATGATATTGAAGTAGGAGCAGGAACAATGAATCCCGCTACAGCATTAAGAGTCTTGGGCCCCGAACCTTGGCGAGTCGCTTACGTCGAACCCTCAAGAAGACCATCAGACGGCAGGTACGGCCAGAACCCTAATAGACTTCAACATTATTATCAATATCAGGTAATAATTAAACCCGCACCCGCAAACATTCAGGAGCTCTACATTGAGAGTCTTGCGTCGCTCGGCATTGACCCGTCAGAACATGATATTAGATTCGTTGAGGATGACTGGGAAAACCCTTCAACAGGCGCATGGGGACTCGGCTGGGAAGTCTGGCTTGACGGAATGGAAATAACGCAGTTTACATATTTTCAGCAGTTAGGCGGCTTAGACATGGAGTCTGTTCCCGCTGAATTAACATATGGAATCGAAAGAATCGCTATGTACGTTCAGAAAGTAAACAGCGTCTATGATTTAACGTGGTCAGGCAAAGTAACTTACGGCGACGTTCATTTACAGGGCGAAATCGAACACTCACATTATAATTTCGAGGACGCAGACACTGATATGTTATTCCAGTTATTTAACATGTACGAAGCTGAAGCAGGCCGGATTCTCGATAAAGGCTTTGTTTTGCCCGCTTATGATTATGTGCTGAAGAGTTCTCACACGTTTAATTTACTCGACGCAAGAAACGCAATCAGCGTAACCGAACGAACAAGCTATATTTCACGAGTCAGAGCACTTGCCTGCAGATGTGCCGCAGCCTACAGAAAACAACGCGAAGAAATGAATTTCCCGTTAATGGAAAAGTTTACTAATTCAACTGGGACATTTTTTGACGAATAA
- a CDS encoding Rrf2 family transcriptional regulator has protein sequence MQISSRFTIAVHILTCIDYFSGEFAVTSDFLASSIQVNAVIIRKIISQLKAAGMIDIKRGKTGMKLAKSLEKITLYDIYKAVDCVEGDLFHFHENPNPKCPVGKNIHFALDNYLHEIQSAMEEKLKSFTVKDVAARIK, from the coding sequence ATTCAAATTTCAAGCAGATTCACAATAGCAGTACATATTTTGACATGCATAGATTATTTCAGCGGTGAGTTTGCGGTAACGAGTGATTTTCTTGCGTCAAGTATTCAAGTCAACGCGGTTATAATCAGAAAAATTATCTCACAGCTCAAAGCAGCCGGAATGATTGATATTAAGCGCGGTAAAACTGGCATGAAATTAGCAAAATCTCTCGAAAAAATTACGCTCTATGACATTTACAAAGCTGTTGACTGCGTAGAGGGCGATTTATTTCACTTTCACGAGAATCCTAATCCTAAATGCCCGGTCGGGAAGAATATTCATTTTGCGCTGGATAATTATTTGCACGAGATTCAATCTGCAATGGAGGAAAAATTAAAGTCTTTCACCGTCAAAGATGTTGCAGCAAGAATAAAATAA